From Alphaproteobacteria bacterium, the proteins below share one genomic window:
- a CDS encoding DUF4394 domain-containing protein → MTIKASLARFTGASLLALMTGIASAQAGTVVGLTADGKLVTIDTAAMTASAPMAVSGDRLVGIDVRPADGKLYGVSINGQIVTVDPKTGATTKVSMISEKVTMGDRPVVDFNPAADRLRVIAAGGVSLRINVETGATIVDKPLSFDPADANASRKPAVVAGAYTNALNGAKATDLFHIDGGTGAWVLQSPPNDGILKTRGAIGVANLADAVVDIATEGEKNTAWMIAGGTLYTIDIASGKATSVGAIKGISGKLIDIAVWQ, encoded by the coding sequence ATGACCATCAAGGCTTCACTGGCCCGTTTCACGGGCGCTTCTCTGCTGGCGCTGATGACCGGCATCGCATCGGCGCAGGCCGGTACCGTCGTCGGGCTGACCGCCGACGGCAAGCTGGTCACCATCGACACCGCGGCCATGACCGCCTCGGCGCCGATGGCGGTCAGCGGCGACAGGCTCGTCGGCATCGACGTGCGCCCGGCCGACGGCAAGCTCTACGGCGTGTCGATCAACGGCCAGATCGTCACCGTCGATCCGAAGACCGGGGCCACGACCAAGGTCAGCATGATCTCCGAGAAGGTGACGATGGGCGATCGACCGGTGGTCGACTTCAACCCGGCCGCCGACCGTCTGCGCGTGATCGCGGCCGGTGGTGTGAGCCTGCGCATCAATGTCGAGACCGGCGCGACAATCGTCGACAAGCCGCTGAGCTTCGATCCAGCCGATGCCAATGCGTCGAGGAAGCCTGCCGTGGTAGCGGGTGCCTACACCAACGCGTTGAATGGCGCGAAGGCAACCGATCTCTTTCACATCGATGGCGGCACCGGCGCGTGGGTGCTGCAGAGCCCACCCAACGACGGCATCCTCAAGACCCGTGGCGCGATTGGCGTCGCCAACCTCGCCGACGCCGTGGTCGACATCGCCACCGAGGGCGAGAAGAACACTGCCTGGATGATCGCCGGCGGCACGCTCTACACGATCGATATCGCGAGCGGAAAGGCGACCTCGGTCGGTGCGATCAAGGGCATCAGCGGCAAGCTGATCGACATCGCGGTCTGGCAGTGA